One genomic region from Drosophila busckii strain San Diego stock center, stock number 13000-0081.31 chromosome 3R, ASM1175060v1, whole genome shotgun sequence encodes:
- the LOC108601395 gene encoding uncharacterized protein LOC108601395, translating into MRQHLLAQLSLLATLCLLAAIEASASLHDYYYGNASMRTLRFQDFEPRQEQQHSERESRGFHFTPSGDDVSVEMEFIVPFVRVPVKRSMRLARDALRSLMNLQTEALVNTAVIVAAGAIIAGIVRLVLAPIVFSSMANAYGQGYYKSQRLDEGDNNNSSSNSRSMRSLTQTLASQLDAQRLDVSSCAQRSICQYLQNNRRGSPAKLIQLIANSRWLDTYLNGTAVFNAIDKARGSHTCAQIYRSCSWQGSWQKAFNYVQALLAGAASEEEQQQPKSEHGGVRLISFDAVDRDIALGLNYLLPFVEVPTKRKRSGAPKPLLIVNSAAIVSGGLVVAGGVLVGHLLRSMGLETIVPDNTPDHRKRRLDTDEQSLLQLFEHFKLVYRNDSGARVETSLPSLVDTIERTFLENDINLPVCLLKAICSVTQQASESARSGAATDLQLLLDSLTNWSWLLSWLEQTALHEAIAAGRVPGVNQCGVKYPRCKWVAPEQQLLQLLNNNVQFT; encoded by the exons ATGCGGCAACACCTGCTGGCTCAGTTGAGTCTCTTGGCAACACTTTGCCTCTTAGCAGCAATCgaagccagcgccagcttgCATGACTATTACTATGGCAATGCCAGCATGAGAACGCTGCGTTTTCAAGACTTTGAACCGcgacaggagcagcagcactcagAACGTGAATCGCGTGGCTTTCATTTTACACCCAGCGGGGATGATGTCAGCGTGGAAATGGAGTTCATAGTGCCGTTCGTGCGTGTGCCCGTCAAGCGTAGCATGCGCCTGGCTCGAGATGCGCTGCGTAGCTTGATGAATCTGCAAACCGAAGCGCTGGTCAATACGGCGGTCATAGTAGCTGCTGGTGCTATCATCGCAGGCATAGTGCGTTTAGTATTGGCGCCCATAGTGTTTAGTTCCATGGCCAATGCCTATGGCCAAGGATATTACAAATCGCAGCGACTGGATGaaggcgacaacaacaacagcagcagcaacagtcgcagca TGCGCAGCTTAACGCAAACACTCGCCAGCCAATTGGATGCACAGCGTCTTGATGTCTCCAGCTGTGCACAGCGCTCCATCTGTCAATATCTGCAAAACAATCGTCGCGGCAGTCCCGCCAAGCTTATACAGCTCATAGCCAA CTCACGTTGGTTGGACACTTATCTCAATGGCACCGCCGTCTTCAACGCCATTGATAAGGCTCGTGGCAGTCACACTTGTGCGCAGATTTATCGCAGCTGCTCCTGGCAAGGTTCCTGGCAAAAGGCGTTCAACTATGTTCAAGCGC TGCTGGCTGGAGCAGCTAGTGaggaagagcagcagcagccgaaaagCGAACATGGCGGCGTACGTCTAATATCCTTTGATGCAGTGGATCGAGATATAGCGCTGGGACTGAACTACTTGCTGCCCTTTGTGGAAGTGCCTACCAAACGCAAGCGCAGCGGCGCGCCCAAG CCACTGCTTATAGTAAACTCCGCGGCCATTGTAAGCGGTGGACTGGTGGTAGCTGGTGGTGTGCTCGTGGGTCATCTGCTGCGTAGCATGGGTCTGGAGACCATCGTGCCGGATAATACGCCGGATCATAGGAAGCGTCGCCTAGACACTGATGAGCAAAGCTTGCTGCAGCTATTCGAGCACTTCAAGCTGGTTTATCGCAATGACAGCGGTGCAAGAGTGG AAACTAGCCTGCCCAGTCTGGTGGACACCATAGAGCGCACTTTCCTGGAGAACGATATCAATTTACCTGTTTGCCTGCTCAAGGCCATCTGCAGTGTTACACAGCAGGCGAGCGAGAGTGCGCGCAGTGGAGCTGCTACAGatttgcaactgctgctggatAGTCTAACCAATTGGTCTTGGCTGCTCAGCTGGCTGGAGCAGACGGCACTGCATGAGGCCATTGCAGCAGGTCGTGTGCCAGGTGTAAATCAGTGTGGTGTCAAGTATCCGCGTTGCAAGTGGGTAGcaccagagcagcagctgttgcagctatTAAACAATAATGTGCAGTTTACTTAA
- the LOC108604553 gene encoding uncharacterized protein LOC108604553 encodes MAKKEEPYCWVSNGLSRDKEDWMTCTGKNYKPPDPNDPKAKKNKQQICCSTAFRLAKEKALEEAAIDKTAEMCKDDKKGKKKKKGKKGQGSKFDNYRCITANMICMKLDMPGRDFDECPNQLCIKANICKQCKPVMNWDRINVNCLPAEASCQFSMPQECLEQSLDNGIDLSIIYMKKEIGHGCYILPEAVLLRIVNSFQEVVHTGNVMLTCKGCTVGMATVRLSMQMRCQTLPDLDNISVGSCGNCPCGSSDSSSDPCLAFRDLSDDSSAGRCCGGGSSSNSSNSCQEQRPKGKLVDMAGPYAVYCCKQADDACLAMTAAPGPSAQFGASNKSHLGEGSTNRLCIQAPPPQLKKVQMKRGRTCPVCCEDVSWLPVIAACPHCGYKPVPECEERTYDEDATANEILLHHFEQSSDFNMGSMELCSGGAATAAATAPSDARTSDAFEHIVRDYKTLKRSITKTKEQPAQTAPANKSEPKSAADKTAQLVCIFEELRKMFELNDENAEAKAKIQEICAEACQLVKDSKPHSRHLKKTQQQHCVEPKRPRKPKRRKPPMKSRLYTKLDVNLRDEDTPRMNKHDKCYEVPHSVPAHMGWLWTEFPLAQIRGWRPGAIRRSIRELMSYFLKDFPLDTIPVSKYMSYIKQNRPPKGPPPENLEGVQQQPTLHIEKKNDEYIITLRPLKDAATLARSANPYANMKPVQFRIVKNPLLKQIRDLKRCLKNMGFSKCKCHKPVMDCYCRSFIDKKRLISAMQQECQRRQLPCCEEELVLSDTSDSEAEYDFGVTPPAGLVHPERLKTTHVTNTETQYDENDWAMPTMYPHPPNAQVQYGGCVIGERQQRFNWIFGKGFVHAKPKPPKMRNMPKPKPKPKPFAIQPRNKGGYAPEVPPPPAPPSKSILKPQQHKQSSRARSTSDPVLDERLQRLDRAAFAPKAVQFRRLKESSSRRDSQVERVSA; translated from the exons ATGGCTAAGAAAGAGGAACCTTACTGCTGGGTATCGAATGGCTTGAGTCGCGATAAGGAGGATTGGATGACATGCACGGGCAAGAACTATAAGCCGCCAGATCCAAATGATCCCAAGGCCAAGAAGAACAAGCAGCAGATTTGCTGCTCCACTGCATTTAGGCTGGCCAAGGAAAAGGCTTTGGAGGAGGCAGCCATTGACAAGACCGCAGAGATGTGCAAGGATGACAAAAAgggcaagaagaagaagaagggcAAGAAGGGCCAAGGCTCCAAGTTTGACAACTATCGCTGCATTACGGCCAACATGATTTGCATGAAGCTGGACATGCCCGGACGCGACTTTGACGAATGTCCCAATCAGCTGTGCATCAAGGCGAACATCTGCAAGCAGTGCAAGCCCGTGATGAACTGGGATCGCATTAATGTCAACTGCTTGCCAGCCGAAGCGAGCTGCCAGTTTTCCATGCCGCAGGAGTGTCTGGAGCAGTCGCTGGACAACGGCATTGATCTGTCGATCATATACATGAAAAAGGAAATAG GACATGGCTGCTATATTCTGCCCGAGGCCgtgctgctgcgcattgtcAACTCGTTCCAGGAAGTTGTGCATACGGGCAATGTGATGCTCACCTGCAAGGGCTGCACCGTGGGCATGGCCACTGTGCGTCTATCCATGCAAATGCGCTGCCAGACGCTGCCAGA CTTGGACAACATCAGCGTCGGGTCGTGCGGCAACTGCCCCTGCGGCTCAAGCGATTCCTCCAGCGACCCCTGCCTGGCGTTTCGAGATCTCTCAGATGACTCCAGTGCTGGACGCTGCTGCGGTGGCGGCTCCTCCtccaatagcagcaacagttgccaagAGCAG CGTCCCAAAGGCAAGCTGGTGGACATGGCGGGTCCCTACGCTGTCTACTGCTGCAAGCAGGCAGATGATGCCTGCCTGGCTATGACGGCAGCGCCTGGACCCAGCGCGCAGTTCGGCGCCAGCAACAAATCCCACCTGGGTGAGGGCTCCACCAATCGCTTGTGCATACAAGCGCCGCCACCGCAGCTGAAGAAAGTGCAAATGAAGCGCGGACGCACGTGTCCAGTTTGCTGTGAGGATGTCAGCTGGCTGCCCGTCATAGCTGCCTGTCCGCATTGCGGCTACAAGCCCGTGCCAGAGTGCGAGGAGCGCACCTATGATGAGGATGCCACAGCCAATGAAATATTGCTGCATCACTTTGAGCAGAGCTCAGACTTCAACATGGGCTCCATGGAATTGTGCTCCGGTGGCGCTGCGACAGCTGCAGCCACTGCGCCCTCGGATGCGCGCACCTCGGACGCTTTTGAGCACATAGTGCGTGACTACAAGACGCTCAAGCGCAGCATAACGAAGACGAAGGAGCAGCCTGCGCAAACTGCGCCCGCAAACAAATCCGAGCCGAAGTCTGCAGCGGATAAGACAGCGCAGCTGGTTTGCATCTTCGAGGAGCTGCGCAAAATGTTTGAGCTGAACGATGAGAATGCCGAGGCGAAGGCCAAGATACAGGAAATCTGCGCCGAGGCCTGTCAGCTGGTGAAGGATAGCAAGCCGCATAGCAGACACTTGAAgaagacgcagcagcagcactgcgTGGAGCCCAAGCGACCCAGAAAGCCCAAACGCCGCAAGCCGCCCATGAAATCGCGGCTCTATACCAAGCTGGATGTCAATCTGCGGGATGAGGACACACCGCGCATGAACAAACATGACAAGTGCTACGAGGTGCCGCATAGCGTGCCCGCTCACATGGGCTGGCTGTGGACAGAGTTTCCGCTGGCGCAGATACGTGGCTGGCGTCCGGGCGCCATACGCCGCTCCATACGCGAGCTGATGAGCTACTTTCTGAAAGACTTTCCACTGGACACCATACCCGTGAGCAAGTACATGTCGTACATAAAGCAGAACCGGCCGCCCAAAGGACCGCCGCCTGAGAATCTCGAGggcgtgcagcagcagcccacgCTGCacatagaaaagaaaaacgaTGAGTATATAATAACGCTGCGGCCGCTGAAGGATGCAGCAACGCTAGCGCGCTCGGCTAATCCTTATGCCAACATGAAGCCCGTGCAGTTTCGCATTGTCAAGAATCCGCTGCTGAAGCAAATCCGCGATCTGAAGCGCTGCTTGAAGAACATGGGCTTCAGCAAGTGCAAGTGCCACAAGCCTGTGATGGATTGCTATTGCCGCAGCTTCATTGACAAGAAGCGTCTGATTAGTGCCATGCAGCAGGAGTGCCAGCGCCGGCAGCTGCCCTGCTGCGAGGAGGAGCTGGTGCTGTCGGACACCTCGGACAGCGAGGCGGAGTATGACTTTGGTGTTACGCCACCAGCGGGTCTGGTGCATCCCGAACGTCTCAAAACCACGCATGTTACCAATACGGAAACGCAGTATGATGAAAACGACTGGGCCATGCCCACCATGTATCCACATCCGCCCAATGCGCAGGTGCAATACGGCGGCTGTGTCATTGgcgagcggcagcagcgtttTAATTGGATCTTTGGCAAGGGCTTTGTGCACGCCAAGCCAAAGCCGCCCAAGATGCGCAACatgcccaagcccaagccaaagccTAAGCCGTTTGCCATCCAGCCGCGCAACAAGGGCGGCTATGCGCCTGaagtgccgccgccgccggcgcCACCATCAAAATCGATACTCAAGCCACAGCAGCATAAGCAGTCGAGTCGTGCTCGTAGTACTTCAGATCCAGTGCTAGACGAACGACTGCAGCGCTTAGATCGAGCAGCATTTGCGCCCAAAGCTGTGCAGTTTCGGCGTTTAAAGGAATCTTCATCACGGCGGGATAGTCAAGTCGAAAGAGTATCCGCCTAG